The Zalophus californianus isolate mZalCal1 chromosome 7, mZalCal1.pri.v2, whole genome shotgun sequence genome includes a region encoding these proteins:
- the PNISR gene encoding arginine/serine-rich protein PNISR isoform X3, translating into MWDQGGQPWQQWPLNQQQWMQSFQHQQDPSQIDWAALAQAWIAQREASGQQSMVEQPPGMMPNGQDMSTMESGPNNHGNFQGDSNFNRMWQPG; encoded by the exons ATGTGGGATCAAGGAGGACAGCCTTGGCAGCAATGGCCCTTGAACCAGCAACAGTGGATGCAGTCATTCCAGCACCAGCAGGATCCAA GCCAGATTGACTGGGCTGCATTGGCTCAAGCTTGGATTGCCCAAAGAGAAGCTTCAGGGCAGCAAAGTATGGTAGAACAACCGCCAGGAATGATGCCAAATGGACAAGATATGTCTACAATGGAATCTGGTCCAAACAATCATGGGAATTTTCAAGGGGATTCAAACTTTAACAGAATGTGGCAACCAG GCTGA
- the PNISR gene encoding arginine/serine-rich protein PNISR isoform X2, with translation MWDQGGQPWQQWPLNQQQWMQSFQHQQDPSQIDWAALAQAWIAQREASGQQSMVEQPPGMMPNGQDMSTMESGPNNHGNFQGDSNFNRMWQPEWGMHQQPPHPPPDQPWMPPTPGPMDIVPPSEDSNSQDSGEFAPDNRHIFNQNNHNFGGPPDNFAVGPVNQFDYQDLQDLQHLPRIEEKGHHHSGIGRDHLLHFL, from the exons ATGTGGGATCAAGGAGGACAGCCTTGGCAGCAATGGCCCTTGAACCAGCAACAGTGGATGCAGTCATTCCAGCACCAGCAGGATCCAA GCCAGATTGACTGGGCTGCATTGGCTCAAGCTTGGATTGCCCAAAGAGAAGCTTCAGGGCAGCAAAGTATGGTAGAACAACCGCCAGGAATGATGCCAAATGGACAAGATATGTCTACAATGGAATCTGGTCCAAACAATCATGGGAATTTTCAAGGGGATTCAAACTTTAACAGAATGTGGCAACCAG AATGGGGAATGCATCAGcagcccccacacccccctccagATCAGCCATGGATGCCACCAACACCAGGCCCAATGGACATTGTTCCTCCTTCCGAAGACAGCAACAGTCAGGACAGTGGGGAATTTGCCCCTGACAACAGGCATATATTTAACCAGAACAATCACAACTTTGGTGGACCACCCGATAATTTTGCAGTGGGGCCAGTGAACCAGTTTGACTATCAG GACCTCCAGGACCTCCAGCACCTCCCCAGAATCGAAGAGAAAGGCCATCATCATTCAGGGATCGGCAGAGATCACCTATTGCACTTCCTGTGA